From Actinomycetota bacterium, the proteins below share one genomic window:
- a CDS encoding helix-turn-helix transcriptional regulator — protein MATAGTDDHGSLAVTVGKVIAEERRKQGLSQEALAHRSGLHRNHIGLVERGQKGLSVKALFAICSTIGLRPSEILRLVEESQTKL, from the coding sequence GGCACCGACGACCACGGGTCCCTAGCCGTCACGGTGGGGAAGGTCATCGCAGAAGAGCGCCGAAAGCAAGGTCTATCTCAGGAGGCGCTGGCTCACCGCAGCGGGCTCCATAGGAACCACATCGGGCTCGTAGAGCGGGGACAGAAGGGGCTGTCGGTGAAAGCCCTCTTTGCGATCTGCAGCACGATCGGCTTGAGGCCCTCAGAGATCCTGAGGCTGGTGGAGGAGTCTCAGACAAAGCTCTGA